One Candidatus Neomarinimicrobiota bacterium DNA window includes the following coding sequences:
- the rpsQ gene encoding 30S ribosomal protein S17 → MSDGGRRKSLTGIVVSDKAEKTVIVKVERRVPHPRYGKMVRKSKRFMAHDNENKSHVGDTVRIIESRPMSRHKRWRVSEIVEKAK, encoded by the coding sequence GTGAGCGACGGCGGAAGAAGAAAATCTCTGACGGGGATCGTAGTCAGCGATAAAGCCGAAAAAACGGTGATAGTCAAGGTGGAACGCAGGGTCCCGCACCCGCGTTATGGAAAGATGGTAAGAAAATCCAAACGGTTTATGGCACACGACAATGAAAACAAGAGTCATGTAGGGGACACGGTCCGGATAATCGAATCGAGACCAATGAGCAGGCATAAGCGGTGGCGGGTCTCGGAAATAGTTGAGAAGGCGAAGTAA
- the rpmC gene encoding 50S ribosomal protein L29: MRVKTQELRELTHEEADIRLRDALEEMENLRFQHSLRQLENHQRIKSVRREIAQLNTILHENKLGISTFAGSGGEDEK; this comes from the coding sequence ATAAGAGTGAAGACCCAGGAATTAAGAGAGTTAACGCACGAAGAAGCTGATATTCGACTCAGGGACGCTTTAGAAGAGATGGAAAACCTGAGGTTTCAGCATTCGCTGCGCCAATTAGAGAACCATCAGAGAATAAAATCAGTGAGAAGAGAAATAGCTCAGTTGAATACAATATTGCACGAAAATAAATTAGGGATCAGCACTTTCGCCGGTTCCGGCGGGGAGGACGAAAAGTGA
- the rplP gene encoding 50S ribosomal protein L16, with translation MLEPRKVKRRKQHRGRMTGKAMRGSTVAFGLYGLKALEPAWITGRQIEAARVAITRKVKKHGKLWIRIFPDKPVTQKPAETRMGKGKGSPEYFVAVVKPGRILFEIDGVDDELAHEAFRLGASKLPIKTKVVKRAEA, from the coding sequence ATGTTAGAACCGAGAAAAGTAAAAAGGAGAAAGCAGCACCGGGGGAGGATGACCGGCAAAGCGATGCGCGGCTCGACGGTTGCCTTCGGACTGTACGGGTTGAAAGCCCTCGAGCCGGCATGGATAACAGGGAGGCAGATAGAAGCTGCGCGAGTCGCGATCACCCGTAAGGTTAAAAAACACGGTAAGCTCTGGATCAGGATATTCCCCGACAAACCGGTGACGCAGAAACCTGCGGAAACACGAATGGGCAAGGGTAAAGGTTCGCCGGAATATTTTGTTGCGGTGGTAAAGCCGGGCAGGATCCTGTTCGAGATCGACGGTGTTGACGATGAACTGGCACACGAGGCGTTCAGGCTCGGCGCAAGCAAACTTCCGATTAAGACGAAGGTTGTAAAGAGGGCAGAGGCATAA
- the rpsC gene encoding 30S ribosomal protein S3, which produces MGQKVNPIGYRLGITRTWDSTWFDEKNFADKLIEDVMLRRYINKRLEKAAVSKIMIERTNKRTTITVFTARPGIVIGSKGTEVNKLREELQKLTDREIQINVNEIKRPELDAFLVAQNIAKQLEEKVSYRRAIKKSIMSTMRMGARGIRVGAGGRLGGSEMGRRERFQEGRVPLHTIRADIDYASVTAFTTYGCVGVKVWIYNGDSPKLASKEKQI; this is translated from the coding sequence ATGGGACAAAAAGTAAATCCGATAGGTTACAGGTTAGGTATCACACGCACCTGGGATTCCACCTGGTTCGATGAGAAGAATTTTGCGGACAAGCTGATAGAAGACGTAATGCTTCGCCGGTACATCAACAAACGACTTGAGAAAGCAGCAGTCTCCAAGATCATGATAGAGCGGACGAACAAACGGACTACCATTACGGTGTTCACCGCGAGACCGGGTATTGTCATCGGAAGCAAGGGAACTGAAGTGAACAAGCTGCGGGAAGAGCTCCAAAAGCTCACGGACAGAGAAATTCAGATCAATGTCAATGAAATAAAAAGACCCGAATTAGACGCATTTCTCGTGGCACAAAACATCGCCAAGCAATTGGAAGAAAAGGTTTCGTACAGGCGCGCAATCAAGAAGTCGATCATGTCGACGATGCGTATGGGCGCGCGTGGAATCCGTGTGGGAGCAGGCGGAAGGCTCGGCGGTTCGGAGATGGGAAGAAGAGAAAGGTTTCAGGAAGGCAGAGTGCCGCTGCATACGATACGGGCCGACATCGATTACGCAAGCGTTACGGCATTCACCACCTACGGCTGCGTAGGGGTCAAGGTGTGGATATACAACGGGGACTCACCGAAATTGGCGAGTAAAGAGAAACAGATCTGA
- the rplV gene encoding 50S ribosomal protein L22 — protein MNAKAIQRYSRQSPRKVRLLADLIRGKGVDDAMNILHFSKKKASYDLEKTVRSAIANLVNLEGGDIEPESLFVKEVFVDGGPSTKRFRPRAMGRATRILKRTAHMTVVVATPDERKSRKTRG, from the coding sequence GTGAACGCAAAAGCGATCCAGAGATATTCAAGACAGAGCCCGAGGAAGGTGCGGCTTCTCGCCGACCTCATCAGGGGCAAAGGCGTTGATGACGCTATGAACATACTTCACTTTTCCAAGAAAAAGGCTTCTTACGACCTTGAGAAAACCGTGAGAAGCGCAATTGCCAACTTGGTGAATTTAGAGGGCGGAGACATCGAACCGGAATCTCTTTTCGTAAAAGAGGTGTTCGTGGACGGCGGTCCCTCGACCAAACGGTTCCGTCCGAGAGCGATGGGAAGGGCGACAAGAATCTTAAAACGGACCGCACACATGACGGTGGTGGTTGCCACTCCGGACGAGCGAAAGTCGAGAAAAACAAGAGGATAG
- the rpsS gene encoding 30S ribosomal protein S19 translates to MPRSIKKGPYVEERLMKRIQELNTSRSKKVIQTWSRRTTIPPDFVGHTIAVHNGMKFIPIYVSENMVGHKLGEFAPTRTFRGHSGTKKDSSSKVR, encoded by the coding sequence ATGCCGAGATCAATAAAAAAAGGTCCGTACGTAGAAGAACGACTCATGAAAAGGATTCAGGAGCTCAATACGTCGCGTTCGAAGAAGGTCATTCAAACGTGGTCGAGAAGAACGACGATACCGCCGGATTTTGTCGGGCATACGATAGCGGTACACAACGGTATGAAATTCATTCCCATATATGTATCGGAAAACATGGTGGGGCACAAGCTCGGAGAGTTCGCACCGACGAGAACATTTCGAGGCCATTCCGGTACTAAAAAAGATTCGTCGTCGAAGGTGCGCTAA
- the rplB gene encoding 50S ribosomal protein L2, protein MPIKQYKPSTPAQRYKTTSTFEEITRTKPEKSLTVPLTKTGGRNNTGRITSRRRGGGHKRMYRIIDFKRDKTGIPAKVATIEYDPNRSARIALLNYVDGEKRYILCPVGLKVGDRIESGPKAPLKTGNSLPLNDIPTGTMVHNVEMTHGKGGQAVRSAGTSAQVMAKEGDYVLLKMPSGEIRMVRKECRATIGQVGNRDHEIIVIGKAGRSRWLGRRPKVRGVAMNPVDHPMGGGEGKASGGRHPVSPWGKPAKGGKTRRAKLSDKYIVSRRTK, encoded by the coding sequence ATGCCGATAAAACAATATAAACCTTCTACTCCGGCACAACGGTACAAGACCACCTCAACATTCGAGGAGATCACCAGGACCAAGCCGGAAAAGAGTCTGACAGTCCCGCTTACGAAAACCGGAGGTAGAAACAACACCGGCAGAATAACCTCCCGAAGACGGGGTGGCGGTCATAAACGGATGTACAGGATAATAGATTTTAAACGGGATAAAACCGGAATCCCCGCGAAGGTAGCCACAATCGAATACGATCCGAATCGTTCGGCTCGTATAGCCCTTCTGAATTACGTCGACGGCGAAAAGAGGTACATACTTTGCCCGGTGGGGCTTAAGGTAGGCGACAGGATAGAGTCGGGACCGAAAGCTCCCCTGAAAACAGGCAACTCTCTCCCTTTGAACGACATACCGACGGGAACAATGGTACATAACGTGGAGATGACGCACGGTAAAGGGGGTCAGGCGGTACGAAGCGCGGGAACGTCCGCTCAGGTGATGGCAAAGGAAGGGGACTATGTCCTCCTGAAGATGCCGTCAGGTGAAATCCGAATGGTGAGGAAAGAATGCAGGGCAACGATAGGTCAGGTCGGAAACAGAGACCATGAGATAATCGTCATCGGGAAGGCGGGTCGCTCCCGCTGGTTAGGCAGACGCCCGAAAGTGCGCGGTGTCGCGATGAACCCTGTGGACCATCCGATGGGAGGCGGCGAGGGGAAAGCATCCGGAGGAAGACATCCTGTCTCCCCCTGGGGCAAACCCGCTAAAGGGGGCAAAACCCGTAGAGCAAAGTTATCGGATAAATATATAGTTTCGAGAAGGACGAAGTAA